The segment TGGACGAAGGTGGGCATCATGATGGGAATGTACCTGCTGGGTACCTTTGGGGCGTTTGGCTTCGCCTGGCTATTCAAGCGTACCCTGCTGAAGGGCGAGCTCCCAATGATGATCATGGAGCTGCCGCCCTACCGTTTGCCTCGTTTGCTCGACGTGCTTCGGCAGATGGCCGAGCGAGCCTGGATGTTTGTGCGACGTGCAGGGACTGTGATTTTGGCCATCTCCCTCGTGCTGTGGTTCCTCCAGACGTATCCGAAGAGTCCCGAGGGGACCGAGAACGCACTCGCCATGCGCAACAGTTACGCTGGCCAGGTGGGACAGGCGATCGAGCCCGTGATCAAGCCGCTCGGCTTTGATTGGCAGATCGGCATCGGCCTCGTTGCGTCCCTCGCTGCGCGCGAAGTTTTCGTCTCCACGATGAGCGTGGTGTTCAACGTTGAAGCCTCAGAGGAGGATACGCAGCCCCTCCGCGAGGCGCTGGCTTCCGCGCGTTGGCCGGATGGCTCCACCTTGTTCACCCCGCTCGTGTGTGTCACCTTGATGGTGTTCTATGTGTTCGCCATGCAGTGCGTGAGCACGCTCGCAGTCGTGCGCCGCGAGACGAACTCCTGGCGCTGGCCCGCATTCCAGCTCGTGTACATGACCGGGACGGCGTGGATCATTTGCTTTTTTGTCTATCAGGGCGGACGGTTGCTGGGATTCTAGCAATGGACACGCACATCCAGTCCTACCTCGCCTTGGCGCTGGTGACGTTGGCCGCCAGTTGGCTCCTGTGGCGTGCCTGGCGCAAACATCGTACGGGTGCCGGCTGCGCGAATGGGTGTTGCAGCAAAGACTTCAGTCGACGCTGACGGGCTTCAGCGTCGCGTCCGGGCCTGGAGCTTTTCCAGATGGGCGCGATGGTCTTGCTCGGCTGCTTGGGCGAGCGACAAAGCGAAGCGCGCCTCCTGAAGGTCTTTCCGCAACCGCGCCAGGGCTGCCTCGGCCGACCCGCGTTGAGCCAGCTGAAGGCGAAGGCGATCCGACTCAACGGCAAGGCGCAACTGTTCGACTGCCGCAGCCTTGGCTGCCTCCTCACGGAGCCGTTGGGCGTCTTCGAGCTGGGCGCGGAGTTGTTTGACCTCGATCATCACCGTGTCTCCGGTGCTTGCCCGTGCGTTCGCATCGATCAAGGCGACATTCAGCCGGTCGTTGGCCTGTCGTGTTTCGGAAAGTACTTTCTCGAGTGAGGCCAATTGCTTCGCCGTCTCTTCGCGCTGCTTCGACTCTTCCTCAGAAAGTGCCGGTGCCGCCGGTTTCGCTGCGAGTTGCTGCTCCAGCTCCGCGACACGGCTTCGCGTGAGGGAAAGCTCCTGCGTGGATTTTTCGATGTGAGCCTGCGCTGCCTGAAGTTCCTGGGCGGCTTTTTCATTCCGCGACTTTTCAACCGCCACTTGCTCGGCAAGGGCTGTCGAACCCTCCACCTTGCCACGCTCCTCGTTGAGTTCGCGAGTCAGTGAATCAATTCGCCCGCGTGCGTTCTCGATCTCGATGCCCATGGCCTCTGCACGTCCGCGTTCCTTCTCCGCTGCCTTGCGTTGCTCCTCCAGGGCGGTGCGTGCCTTTTCCAGCTCTTGGGCCAGTTGTTCGAGCTGGGCTTTGCTCTCTCCGCTCGCCGCGCCCGTGGCATTTGCCTGGGTGCGCAACTGTTGGAGTTCCGTCTCTGCCGTGACGGATTTTTCCTTGAGCCCCGACAACTCGGTTTCGACAAGGCCGATGCGGCCTTGAGCCGAGGCCAGTTCACCCTCAAGTGAGGCGACGCGTGCGCGAGCGGCCTCGAGGGTGGTCTTGGCCTCCGTCAACTCGGTTTCCTTCGCACTCAGATCCGTGGTGAGTTTCGAGATGCGCGCCCCGGTGTCGGCAATGCCCTGGTCTGACTCGGCTCTGGCCTTGCGTGCCTCGACCGCCTCCGCCGCAACCTTCTCCAACTGGGTCTTCAAGGCCACGACCTCCGCCGAACGAGCTTCGAGGTCCTTTTGAAGCTGCGTGCGCGCGCTTTCAGTGTCGCGGCCGGTCGCTTGGCGTTCTCGGAGCTGGCTGTTAAGCTCCGCAATCTTCATACGCGTCTCTGCCTGGGAGGTGGAGAGCTGCTGGTTCACCTGAACCAGTTGCTGCACCTTGTCCTGAAGTGTCTTCACCTGGTCGGTGCCTGCGGCGAGCTTGGCCAGAAAGTCCTTTTTCTCCTCGGCCCAGGCGAGCTGGGCCGCCTCCAGTTGCCGGGTGAGGTCGCGCACCTTGATCTCCCGCTCCTTCACGTCCTCCTTGAGGCGATCGGCTTCCTTCCACGCGTCTGCGAGCTCATCACTCAGCTTCTTCTCCTCGCTCGGGGTCGCGGATACGGGAGTGTTGGTCGGGGCGGGGGATGATGCCGTGACGGGCGAGCCGAGTTTTTGACGAAGCTCGGTGAGGCGGCGCTCCGCCCGCTCCAGTTGATCTGGAGTCATTTGTGATTTCAGCTGAGGCAACGCCTTGTCCGCCGCACCGCGTTCCTCTGCGAGGGAAAGCCACACGTAGGCCTCAACCCAATCGGCACCCGCTTCCTTCGGCGCAGCGTGCCGCAGGCCAAGGTGATGCATGGCGGTGACGTCGCCTGCCTCCGCCTTGTGCTGCAGCTCGGCCCACTCAGCGGGCGTCAAGGCGTGCAGCGACAATCCCGCGAACAAGGTGGCGATCCAGGGTCGGGTGAGCTGCCTCCGGAGTGATGAGCGACTGAACTGCATCGGGTGCGGGAGATTGGGAACCTGTCCCGCCGATGGCAACGCCGCAAAAGCGGTGGAGGCCCGATTCTCAACCCAACCCAATTTTTCCCAGCCGTCTCCCGTGTCAGCTGAGTAGCTTTTCCCGAAGCCAGTCAAACAACTCAGAGCCCACGAGCACAATGCCCGTGAAATAGGCGAGGGTGGTCAGGAAGATGATCCAGGCAAAAAGCACCGCGCGCCCGTCGCGTTCAATCAGGCCCAGCATGCCGATGACGACGACCCATGCAGGCAGTGTATTTGTGAGAGGTGGCAGAGGCGGAAGCGGAAGCGCGAGCAACAAGCCGGCTACGGTGAGCATGACCGCGTGCACGCGCATTGTCACCGGCGTGGCGACATACCAGGACCACCTGGGCTTCAGGCCGCGTTCGATCCAGCCGATGAACTTGCCTGCGTAGCGAAAGGTAAGCTCAAAAAATTTGGGCGGAAGCTTGGTGCGCAACAGGCTTTTGGGGAGCCAAGGCGGCAAGCCAACAGCGAACCGTCCCGCTATAAAGGCGGCGATCAACCCGGAAGGGGTGGAGGTGCCGGGA is part of the Opitutaceae bacterium genome and harbors:
- a CDS encoding exopolysaccharide biosynthesis protein; amino-acid sequence: MINKAEEAERIHLSKTLHGLSERFAHETITVKDVMAELGANASALLVVLLCLPFCAPITIPGTSTPSGLIAAFIAGRFAVGLPPWLPKSLLRTKLPPKFFELTFRYAGKFIGWIERGLKPRWSWYVATPVTMRVHAVMLTVAGLLLALPLPPLPPLTNTLPAWVVVIGMLGLIERDGRAVLFAWIIFLTTLAYFTGIVLVGSELFDWLREKLLS